DNA from Desmodus rotundus isolate HL8 chromosome X, HLdesRot8A.1, whole genome shotgun sequence:
CATTTATCTTAGTCTGTTaaggttgctataacaaaataccgtaACTGGAACTGTTtacaaacaacaaacatttatttctcacagttctgcaggtgGGAAATCCAAGAGAAAGGCACCAGCAGGTTTGGTGTCTGGTGGGCAACTGCTTACTCATTGATAAGATGGCTGTCTTTCCATTGTAACCTAACATGATAGAATGGGCAAGGGAGCTTTCTGGGACCCCATTATTCCATTCACGAGGACTCTGCTCTCATGGCCTAGTCACTTCCTAAAGGCTCCAGCTCCAAATAACATCATATTGGGTATTCAGTTTCAACATATGATTTTGGGGATGCATTTATAATCTATAGCCTTCTttaatttcaacatatttttaaattttccaattttcctcctgatttctagttttatgccATTGTAGTCAGAAAGGATATTTGATGTATTCTAAATattaaatttgttaagacttgtttCGGCCTAACATATCATCTATCTTGAATATTCCATTTGTGCTTGACAAGGATGTGTATTCTACTATTGTTGAATACAgtgttttatatatgtttgtTAGGGCCACTTGCTCTATAGTCTTGTTCAGGTTCACCATTTGcctactgattttctgtctggatatTCTACCTATTGTTGATAGTGGAATAATGAAGTGTCCTACTACTGTTGTATTGCTCTCTATTTCGACCTTCAGCTCTGAGGATACTCATAATTACTTAATGTAATTAGGTGGTCTGaagttgtgtgtatgtataattaTAATTGTTTTACATTCCTGATGAATTGACAGTTCATCATTATATAATGATCTTCTTTGTCTTGTGATAATTTTTGACatgttaaaatgtctattttttactAGAGTAAAAATAGAGTAAATGTCtactctatttttcattttatatatatgtaatatatatacaatatatttatatatgtatataatatatattatatgtatatgatacatataatattcatataatataatataatatatattatatgtactaatatataatgttatatattataatataatattatatattataatattatattatatattataatataatattataatatatttaatatcccCTGCTTTATTTTTGGTACCATTTATAtggaatatgttttttttttctttactttttgtctATGTGTATCCTTAAAGCTAAACTGAAACACTCGTAGATATCTTTTCTTTTGGTTGGATCttgcttctttatccattttgccaCTTTTTGTTGGATGATTAATCCACTTATATTTGAAgtaattttgttataaaaagatCTATtgcatttggggtttttttgtgttttatatttttctgtttttttcttgcttgttcttCTCATTTGTGATTTGATTATTAAAATCATCCACACAGTATAAATGGAACATTATTGTTCAAAGGATATAAAGTCACAGCATTACAAGCTGAATACATTCTAGAGATCTTTTGTATAACATAGTGCCTGTAGTTAACAGTACTATACTGTGCACTTATAAACCTatttaagagggtagatctcatgctAAGTATTCTtaacacacacatgtatgcagCCGTACACACAAGAAAGAAGAAGACACTAAatcttttggaggtgatgaataTGATTTTACTTTGATTGTGGTAACGATATCCCAGGTGTATACATGAGACTAAATTCAtcaaaatgtatacattaaatatatacatttttgtatattaaatattcCTCAGAAAAAGGTGCAAAAATTGAATTGATGTTTTTATTAGTCAAAGTTCTACAAAGAaccaaaattaagaaaacagagaaatggagataTAGACAAAGATTTATCTTGAGGGATTTGCTCATGCATTTACGGCCACTGAAGTGTCCTATCAACTGTCATCTGTAACCTGGAGGCTTAGGAAAACTAATGGTATAGTTCCAGTCTACTCAAATACCTGAGGACCAGGGGAGTCTATGGTGAAAGTCCTGATTTAAGTCTCAAGGACCAAGAAGCAGGAGTGCCCATAACTGATACTCAAAGGTGGAAGAAGATGAGTGTCTCAGAGAGACTTATTTTCAAAGAGTAAATTTGCCCTTCCCATCCTTTTGTTCTATAATTAAGGGCTTCAACATTTTGAGTAATGCCTAGTTGCATTGGTGAGGCTGATCTTTACTCAATCTAccgattcaaatgctaatctctacTACATACACACTCATTACCCACTTAGAAATTATGTTCTACAAGGTAGTTCAGCTTCCTTTAGTCAAGTTGCCACATAAATTAAACCATCATAATGTTAGTCTTAAATCTCAAATGTATAGGGCAGGCAGaaggctggaaactcaggcaaGTTTTCTGCGTTATAGTCTTGAGATagaattccttcttttccagTAAACTAGTTTTTGCTCTAAAGGCCTTCAGTTGGTTGAATGAGGCTCACCCACGTTATGGATGTTAATCTCCTTTACTTAAGtcaactattttaaatgttaataacatCTACAAAATTCGATCACAGCTAGACTAGTGtttgaccaaccaactgagcaaaatagcgtttccaaattgacaaataaaataaactgtctCAATCTACATCAGAAAATGTAGAAAGATTTCATCTATATCCTAACCTTTTAACTTatcacactggaaaaagaagagtaaactaaagcaagcagaaggaatgaAATCATAAGAAAATAGTGCAGAAATTATTGAAAGTGAgagtagaaaaagaataaagaaatcaataaaacctAAAGCTGTGtcttttaaacagttttaaaaagtagagagGATATTACTACCAGCCTTACAGAAATagagattataaataaataatgtgaacAGTGGTAAACTGTAGAACAGGTAAACAAAATGTATTACATCCAAACAATGAGAGAACCTTGAAGCCAATATGCTAAATAAATGAAGCCAGCtataaaaggccacatattatgattccatttatattaaaaaggcagagaaaataggtccagagagaaaaaaacatattaatgGTATTTAGGGCTCATAAGAGGGCAGTCTGAAAAGGGTGACAGCTAGAGAAtaaggtttctttttgaggtgaagaaaatgttctaaacTGTTGTGATGTTTGCTCATATCAGTGAATATACTGAAAATCTTGGAAATGTATACCAAAAATGGGTCAATGTATTatgtgtgaattttatctcaataaagctaataaaaacaagaaaatgaatataAGTACCTCCAGAACTGGATTATGGGCATCTTATTGCTAATTTGAAACTGTCTGATGCTTAGTTCCTCCCTGTGGCAAAGGGAAAGgtatactttttaagattttatttatttatttttagagagagggtaatggagggagacagagaaggagaaaagcatcaatgtgtggttacctcttgcatgccctgcactagagacctggcccgcaacccagacatgtgccttgactgagaatcgaacccacgactctttggtttgcagggtgctcaatccactgagtcacaccagccagggcggaaggatatttttattatcttgcaAACAGCAGTTTAGCTGAGCATAGaagccagatttttttttgtttttttttgttttgggggggttttttgtttgttttttgacagGCCCACAGCTGGACTTACTCACTTGGTTCTGAGGTTAGAATTTTGCTTCAGGTTTACAGAGTTTTGAAAGCTATCCATAGATATAGTTTATCTACCTCTGTTTCACACTAGCAGTACAAGTATCTTAGAAACTCAGAGACCCCACCCTTTGAAATCCCTCTGATGTTGTCTGAGAACAATTGTTGCCTTGAGTACATTATTACATAGAGATAATCATCTGTGAAATAACTTCAGCAGGCCCTCGGCTGCTTTAAAACAAGATTCatggattgagggtgggatgttCTGGGGTATTGAGGACAGCCTGCTAGCTTCACCTGAGTGACAACTTGAGAACTTTGTAATCCTGTGGCTTTACAACTTCCAGAGGTGCCTATTATTTCACCCAGTGACCCAGTGTTCTTTATTTTGGTGAAGTTCAGAAGAACATTCTGTGGACATGTTCAACCCATACATATTAAATATCCCAGCTGTAATTTTTAACAATGGATTGGGACTCTGCAAAGCAGACCTGTCTAGAGAGACTGTACCCCATCATGTCAAGAGTTCTGTTGTGAGGTATCCTCAATTTAACATGCCTTTAACAAAACCCTTTCAGAAAACGTATGTTGTGAGGGGAAATGCCCTATAGAGGTATGAGGCCTTGCATATGCACTACCCCACGGAGTGTGGACTAGTAATGGGATGGGATGACATAGAGAAACACTGGAAGTATATCTTTGAGTGGGAACTGGGAGTAAAATGCTGTCAACAGCCTATACTCATGACTGAGCCCTCCTTGAACTCAAGAAAGACTTGAAAGAAGATGGCAGAAGTAATGTTTGAGACCTTCAATGTGGCTGCCTTCTACCTGCCCAACCATGCAGTAGTAGCACTCTACGCCTCTGACTCTGTCACGGGCCTTGTGGTGCACGGTGGGGAAGGAGTCACTTGCACTGTCCCCATATTTGAGAATTACTCCCTGCCTTACCCTGTTACCAAGCTCCATGTGGCAGGGAGAGACCTTACAGAGCACCTCACCCAGCTACTCCTTGCCAGTGGGAGTAGTTTCCCTTAAATACTTAACAAGGACTTAGTTAATGACATCAAAGAGAAGAtgtgctatgtgaccttggattCAGAGAAAGGGCTATATAAGAAGCCAGAGGAAGTCTTGAGAAAATACCAACTACCAGATGGGAGTGTTTTCAACATTGGGGACTAGCTGCACCAGGTGCCTGAGATTCTTTGCACACCTCACCAGCTGAGCATCCACAGCCCAGGACTCCCAAATATGGTTGCCAACAGCATTATGAAGTATGACACAGACATCCAGAACAATCTATTTGCAGAAATTATACTGTCTGGAGGCACCAACTCTCTTCCCTGAGCTTGAAGAAAGACTTATGAAAGAATTGGAAGAGCTGGCTTCCAGAGGCGGTCCCATCAAGATCACAGCTTCTCCTGATAACTGTTTCTCTGTGTGGATGCGTGCATCCATCATGACCTCTCTGAGTGGTTTCAAACAAATGTGGATCACTCCTACAGAGTTCAGGGAGTTTGGGTCCTATGTTATTCAGAGAAGAtgcttttaaagaacccacagcACAAGGAACAATTTGAAGTGTCAGATCATGGGAGCACTGAATAAAGGTGAAATCTTCCCATGGGCTCCAGCATGGTGTTTGATAGAATGATATGATATTTTGggttttagttcatttttgctgGCCCTAGAGTGATTTCTGATCAAGGTAGTGAATACTTTTACATGGTTCTATTTCACATTTCCTGTCCCATGAACCTCTTCAATtgttttctcttgagaaatcctTGGGGTATGTTTGAAGCTGTATCCACTTTGCGGAGTTTGTGGTAAAAGCAGGTGCTTGAATCTCATGTCTACTGTTTGACTCAGTAGGGCCCAGGAATCTTCATTTTAATCAAGTGGCTTAGATATGTTTGGTAGACCTAGGACTGAGGAGAGACAGAATCAGGAGGAAAAATgcggggaggagaagggaattGAATGAAAAGAATGCTACTCTGTTTTAGGGATCATCAgacctttcctttttattgttgcactattacagatgtcccccattttccttctcttcccccctgCACACAGTCCCCCCCACTCTCGCCTTCAACACAttattgtctatgtccatgggctAAGCGTATATGCATAGATGTTCTTTTACTCAGTTGGTGTTTAATTAGCACAATAGAGCAATAGAGCTTCGCTGTTATGCAATCGAACAGCTAAATAGGATAGAGCTGTTGTCCTTAGCAAAGAGGAGAGATGTGCACAAAAATCACTATTTGTTTAAGGCTCTCTAAACTTGGGGACTCTATTCCCAGCTGAATATTAAAAATCAACACTGCTActtattgtgtttttgtttgcttgcttgctttcgctttaaagaatatttataacCTCCTTCTGTTAAGGCTAAATTACTGGAAATATTTAATGGTCATCACAAAGACATTGTTGAATGAATTCTGCATACATAAACCTCTTTACATTAATTTAgtgttatttttccaaaatattgggagaaaaatgtaaaatttaaagaattttttgcaatacaattcatttttaaagcaaacaaaacagtgCTGCTTtcccatatatatgtatgtcGGTACAttagtatgtatgtatacatacacatacatacatatacatatatgtaacattttcttatGATTACAAACAGTTGGAGAAAAGTACATAAAGCTATACCATGGGGTTTACACAGGTTGGTGGAGAAGAATTCAATGAGAGATAATACAAGTGGAaaaagcaggagagggagaaaataaaaaaagaaaagattatactaaaaattttagcctgaatgaaatgaaatgactcatctaaaaaaatcctattttgcacatattttcccaacaccatgttCAGGTGTGTTATATTGCTAAGTAGAATTAAAGTGATTAAAATACCAAACATCATAAACCACTAgatacagtttattttatttttatatttatttgagagaTCTGGTTTAATAGCACATGTCTGTTTACAGACAAGTGGGTAAAACCACTATGGAACCAGAAGATAGTGGAATGACGCCTTCAAAGCACTAAGAAAACATTACTGTAGATCTAGAATTATATATACTCAAAAAAATCATTCcaatgaaagaaggtaaaataaagatattttctgacAAGGAATGAAAGTGTTTACTGTCAATAGGcaatcacaaaagaaaatttaatgtaGTTAATTGAGGCCAAATAGAAATAATCCCAGACTAAGGTATATATGgtgtaaaaagaaataatgaacattaaagaaatgtgaaaatggagataaatttaaaaacactaactgtatatccctggctggtgttgctcagtggattgggtgtcaacctgtgaaccaaaggggctgaaaggttgctagttcgatacccagtcagggcacatgcctgggttgtgggccaggtccctagttgggggcaggcaagaggcaactacacattgatgtttctctccctgtttttttttttgtccctacccctctctctaaaaataaataaataaaatcttttttaaaaaacctctaactataaatttatagtattaacataataaaaagaatgaaaattctcTAATACAAAAGGACATAAATCATGAAAAAGAGTTAAAATCTTTGAATAAACTTGTATTTCTCAGGAAAATAAGTTATTGAATGAATTTATCTAATGTTGAAGCTGTATAAACTGActataaaaaccttaaaataacaaaacattaaataataaaactccAATTGGAAATATTGGAAgacaattatataaaatatataaaagtagaaATAGTAATGAAATTATAAGGtaattaaaagtgaataaaaacacaatatttaAAGATGGAATGCAGCCAACGCTAACATTAATAAGAAATGTACAGGCTTAAAtgcttttataagaaaaaaagaacaaatatcaaAGAGCTAAATATCTAATTTGTGAAgttagaaaaaggaaatggaataaacaacatttaaaagaaaaaaatttaaaaataagaaatcagaAACTAATGTGATATAAGAGGGAAAAATgggagttgattttttttttaattttttttttattgttatgcaattacagttgtatgccttttctccccatccctctaccccaccccaggtgaacccacctccctcccccctctccaccctcccccttggttttgtccatgtgtcatttatagtagttcctgtaataccctcttcccactatccccgcccccaccccccacccccgccctggctattgttagattgttcttaacttcaatgtctctggttatattttgtttgcttttttcttctattgcttatgttccagttaaaggtgagatcatatggtacttgtccctcacttcctggcttatttcacttagcataatgctctccagtttcatccatgctgttgcaaagggtataagctccttctttctctctgctgcgtagaattccattgtgtaaatataccatagtttttggatccactcgtttgctgatgggcacttcggttgcttccagtacttggctattgtaaattgtgctgctatgaacattggggtgcacagattcttttggattggtgtttcagtgttcttagggtataatcccagcagcggaattactgggtcaaagggcagttccatttttagttttctgaggaaattccatattgttttccacagtggcctcaccagtctgcattcccaccaacagtgcacaagggttcccttttctccacatcctctccaacatttgtttgtggatttgtttatgttggccattctgactggtgtgagatgatacctcattgtggttttaatttgcatctctctgatggctagtgatgctgagcatcttttcatatgtctctgggccctctgtatgtcttccttggagaagtgtctgttcaagtcctttgcccattttttaattgggttgtttgtcttcctggagtggagtcgagtgagttctttatatattttggagatcaggcccttgtctgaggtatcgttggcaaatatgttttcccatactgttggtactctttgtaatttggtgctgttttctttagccatgcagaagctttttattttgatgaggtcccatttgtttattctttcctttatgtcccttgctttaggggatgtgtctgtgaggatgttgctgcgtggaatgtctgagattttcctgccaatgttttcctcaaggacttttatggtgttacgacttatatttaagtcttttatccatcttgagtttattttcgtgtatggcgtaagttggtgatcgagtttcatttttttgcacgtagctgtccagatctcccaacaccatctgttgaagaggctgtttttgctccattttatgctcctgcctcctttgtcaaatattaattgatcgtatagacttgagtttatttctgggctctctattctgttccattggtctatgtgcctgtttttatgccagtaccaggctgttttgattacagtggccttgtaatacagtttgatatcaggtattgtgatccctcctgctttgtttttctttctcaaaattgctgcagctattcgaggtcgtttatggttccatatgaatttctgcaatgtttgttctatatctgtgaaatatgtcatgggtactctaatagggattgcattgaatctataaattgctttgggtagtatggccattttgataatgttgattcttccaatccatgaacatggtacatgcttccatttgtttgtatcttccttaatttctttcttcagtgttgtgtagttttctgagtacaggtcttttacctccttggttaggtttattcctaggtactttatttttcttgttgctatatcgaatgggatttttttcctgatttctgtttctgcagtttcgttgctggtgtacaggaatgcctttgatttctgggtattgactctgtatccagctgttttgccaaattcatttattaggtcgagtagtttttgagtggagtctatagggttttccatgtacactatcatgtcgtctgcaaacagtgacagtttcatttcctcctttccaatttggatgccttttattgctttttcttgtctgattgctgtggctaggacttccaatactatgttgaataggagtggtgagagagggcatccttgtctagttcctgatcttagtgggaaagctctaagtttttgtccattgagtgtgatgttggctgtaggtctctcatatatggccttaattatgttgaggactgctccctttattcccactttgctgagtgtttttatcagaaatgggtgctgtatcttatcaaatgctttttccgcatctattgatatgatcatgtgatttttgtctttgctgttgttgatgtgatgtattatgtttattgatttgcgaatattgtaccatccttgcatccctgggatgaatcccacttggtcatggtggatgatctttttaatatattgctggatgcggtttgctaatattttgttgagaattttagcgtctatgttcatcagcgatattggcctgaagttttctttcttcgttgtgtctttatctggttttgggattaggatgatgttggcttcataaaaagagtttgggagtcttccatcagtttggattttttcgaatagtctatgaaggataggggttagttcttccttaaatgctttgtagaaatctcctgtgaaaccatctggtccagggcttttgtgtgatgggagtttcttgatgactgcttcaatttcctttgctgatattggtctgttcaggttttctgcttcttcttcattcagttttggaagattatatttttctagaaatgtgtccatttcatctaggttttcaaatttcttagcatacaggtcttcatagtaatttcttacaatcctttgtatttctgtggtatcagttgtaatctctccactttcatttctaattctgtttatttggatcctctctcttttctttttgatgagcctacttaaaggcttgtcgattttgtttatcttttcaaagaaccagctcctggattcattgatccttacaattgtgcttttagtctctatgtcatttagttctgctctgatcttggttatttccttccttctgcttgctctgggctgtctttgttgttgttcctccagttcttgtaggcatagggttaggttgtttgtttgaactgtttctaacttcttaaggtaggcctgtattgctatgaacttccctctcaggactgcctttgctgtgtcccataggttttgggttgttgtgagttcgttttcatttgtttccaggaagtttttgatttcttccctaatctcgttcttgacccattcattgtttaatagcatgctattcagtctccatgcttttgagtgttttgggtttttacccttggggttggtttctagtttcagacccttgtggtcagagaagatgcttgatatgatttcaattttcttgaatttgttgaggcttgctttgtgtcctatcatgtggtctatctttgaaaaagttccatggacacttgaaaagaacgtgtattttgcttctttgggatgaaaagctctgtatagatcagttaagtccatttcctctaaggtattgttaagtgacacaatatctttgttgatcttttgtttggaagacctgtccatttttgatagtggggtgttaaaatcccctactataattgtgttgctgtcaatatctttcttgaaatcctccaatattttctttatgtatttgggtgctcctatgttgggtgcatatatatttacaatgtttatgtcttcttggtggattcttcctttgagtattatgaagtgaccttctgggtctctctttatggcccttctttggaagtctattttgtcagatatgagtattgctacccctgcttttttttcctgtccatttgcttggaaaatttgtttccagcccttcactttcagtctgtgtaagtcttttgtcctgagatgggtctcttgtaggcagcatatgtgtgggtcatgttttcttatccattcagctgttctatgtcttttgattggagcatttaatccatttacgtttaaggttattatcgataggtagttattcattgccattatttcctacctgtgttcctctgtctttctcttttccttcctttccttaaagcagtccctttagcatctcttgcagagctggtttgatggagctgtattcttttagactttttttgtctgggaaactctttatttggtcttctatcttgattgagagccttgctgggtaaagtagtcttggttgcaggcctctggttctcagtacttggaatattttttgccattctcttctggcttggagcgtttccattgagaagtcagttgctaaccttattggggctcccttgtatgttacttcctttttctcccttgctgcctttaagatcctctctttgtcttggaaatttgccattttaattatgatgtgtcttgcagtgggtctctttgggttcctcttgcttgggactctctgtgtttcctggatttgggtgactttttctctcctcagattagggaaattttccatcattactctttcaaacaggttttctatcccttgctcttcttcttctccttctggtattcctattatacggatattgttacgtttcatgttgtcctgcatttcccttattgcctcttcattctttctgagcctcttttccttttcttgctccttctgggtgtttttttctactttatcctccagctcgctgatccgatcctctgcttcatcaagtctgcttttaattccttctactgtgttcttcaattcagaaattgtattcttcatttccgcttggctcttgttgatattttctatttcctttttcatgttgatatagtttgcagtgagttcattgtagtttccttgtagtttctggtagttctctgtgagctcagtgagtttcctgataaccattgctttgagctcagtatctgatagttgacttgcctctttttcggttagtattctttctgagacttcctcctttcctttcatttgggaattgtttctttgtcttcccattgtttgtgaggctcttcttgttggcctctgcgtcttaaattgctttgttctgactccctggatttatgatatgaacttctatggtagaatgccagtgggattcggtggtgctgtctccttactctcctgtgctcactggtcttgagctgacgtttatgtgtttaacacggtctaactctagtcttttcagcactccaggttttgttgtctcacctgtgggaaaaagagaaagggggggcgaaagaaaagaaaaacacacacacacacacacacacacacaaaacaaaccaaaacaaagatgggaaggagggaaaaaggaaataggaaaggaggaaaggaaggaaggagggaagaaggaataaagaaagatcggaggcaagataagaaggaattttagcaaaaattaaaacatagaaatagataaaagaagggaggaagaagacataaaaatggtaaaggatgggaggaagaaggaatgaaaaaaaagaaaaaaagagagaggaagaaggaattcagggggaaaggaaaaaaaagaaaaaggataaaaaaaaaaaa
Protein-coding regions in this window:
- the ACTRT1 gene encoding LOW QUALITY PROTEIN: actin-related protein T1 (The sequence of the model RefSeq protein was modified relative to this genomic sequence to represent the inferred CDS: deleted 1 base in 1 codon; substituted 4 bases at 4 genomic stop codons) → MFNPYILNIPAVIFNNGLGLCKADLSRETVPHHVKSSVVRYPQFNMPLTKPFQKTYVVRGNALXRYEALHMHYPTECGLVMGWDDIEKHWKYIFEWELGVKCCQQPILMTEPSLNSRKTXKKMAEVMFETFNVAAFYLPNHAVVALYASDSVTGLVVHGGEGVTCTVPIFENYSLPYPVTKLHVAGRDLTEHLTQLLLASGSSFPXILNKDLVNDIKEKMCYVTLDSEKGLYKKPEEVLRKYQLPDGSVFNIGDXLHQVPEILCTPHQLSIHSPGLPNMVANSIMKYDTDIQNNLFAEIILSGGTTLFPELEERLMKELEELASRGGPIKITASPDNCFSVWMRASIMTSLSGFKQMWITPTEFREFGSYVIQRRCF